ACCAAACTTGAATAAAGCCTCCAAACAACATCTCAGCCTTACACTGCTGGGATTTACTGTTTAGCTTGTAGCTAAGCTGCACCGCCAAATCTGCAAACTCATAGCCTCGTTGATATTGCCCTTGCATCAAGCCTAAGAGAAGACCATAATTTGCATAAGCCTTAATAGACTCAGCAATATTTCCATGTTCAATGGAGAGACGAACTACTCTTAAACTGACGAAGCAGTAAAGTTCAATACTAGCCGTAATGTAAGTTGGTATATCTACAGCAATTAGCAATCTAATCATTGCTTGAATCACCGGATCACTCACTGTTGGTAAAGTTAAAAGCGAGGAAATTGAGCGATTTTCTAAGCTTTCGGCAACAGCGGCAAACTCTTCACGGACTAATTCTGTCAAATTCTTGCCTTTAATCTCAATCCCCAACTCATGCAATCCGATTAGACCTGTTTGAACTGCTTCCTTACATTCGCCTTGTAGGGTATATTGAGTGATTTGAAAAACATGAACATCTGCGCGATCGACGGCAGAAGAAATGTGTTCTAAAGCTACCTTGGTTGTGGCATTTAGTTGCTCATATCTAGCATTGCTCAACTGTGCTGCACAGAGAGTCCGATACAGATTGAACATCAAGCCGTATTGACTCATCCAAGCATCTGGTTCGAGCAAGCCAATGGCAGTCTCAAGATACCGAATCGCGGCTTCATAAGCTGTAGAAGAGATGGCTTTTTGAGCGGCAGCCAGATTAAGTCGTGCTATTTTCTCTTTTTCATCTTTCTGGGTCAGAAATGATTGACCGAAGTTGATGTGGTTGACAATATCAAAAAGCATCTCACTTTGTTTGATCTCAGGGAGCCTGCTGAGCAGGAGTTGTCCAATAGAGTAGTGCGTTACTTGCTTTTGATCATCAAGAATCAAAGCATAGGCAGCCTGCTGTACTCGGTCATGCAAGAACTTATATTCTTGAACTAACAAGTCCTCATCTAATTCAGACAGGGGTTGAATGAACCCTCCTTGTACCGCTGGTAGTAAATCCTGAAAAACCGTTTGGGGCGATTTCTTACACACGATCGCCAATGTAGCTAAATCAAATTCAGAGCCGATGCAGGCAGCTAACCGGAGGATTTGCTGGGTTTCTTCTGGTAGTTTCTTCAGCTTTAAGAGCATCAACTCCACCACATTATCAGTAATGTTTTGGGCTTTAATCTCAGCAATGTTCCATCGCCAGCTTAAATGTGATCCGTCAAAACTCAACAAACTTTCGCTATACAGCATTCTCAAAAATTCGCTGACAAAGAAAGGATTGCCCTCCGTTTTTCGTAACACCAACTGAGCCAGAGCACAAACGGTTTCAGCATCCTGATGCAGCGTCTCAACAATCAGCTGACTCAACGGTTCCAGCGTTAAAGGTGCTAGGACAATCTCCTGAAGCACCGCCCCTTGTTGTCGCAGCCTTTCCAGCATTAATACTAATGGATGCGTTGAATTTACTTCATTATCTCGATAGGCTCCAATTAAAAATAGATATTGAGTCTGTTCATCCAGCATCATCAGTTCGATTAATTTGAGTGAGGCTGAATCGATCCACTGCAAATCATCTAAGAAGATCACGAGCGGATGCTCCTTAGAACAAAACACTCGAATAAACTGCTGAAAAATGCGATTGAAACGATTCTGAGCTTCCACAACTCCCACTTCCGGTACGGGCGGCTGCTTACCCGTAATCAACTCCACTTCTGTGATCACATCAATTATGATTTGCCCGTTGCTTCCCAAAGCTGCAAGTAGGCGCGATCGCCACTGTTGCACCTGCTCATCGGGCTTACTAAGGAGTTGCTGCACCAATTTTCGTAGGGCATCGACGATGGCACTATAGGGAACATTGCGCTGGAACTGGTCAAACTTACCAGAGATAAAATAACCGCGCTTTGCTGTGATGGGTTTGTAGAGTTCTTGTACTAACGCCGATTTACCCACTCCAGAATAGCCAGAGACTAACAGCATTTCAGCAGACGTTGGAACATTATCACTCCCTACATCTCCGTGTCTCTCTATCTCCGTGTCACTTCTCCCTGTTACTCTCTCAAATGCTGCCAATAATGCGGCTGTCTCCATGTCGCGTCCATACAACTTCTGGGGAATTTGAAACTGGTCTGAAGTATCTTGCAGCCCCAGTCGGATGTAATTAATTTGACCGCTTGCTGCTAATTGTTCAGCACACTGTTCCAAATCTGCTTTGATGCCCCAAGCGCTTTGATAGCGATCCTCCGCATTCTTCGCCATTAATTTTAAGATGATATCTGAAACGGCTTCAGGGATCGTTCCATTGAGTTCATACAGTGGAGTAGGCTGTTTAGCAATGTGACAGTGAACTAACTCTAAGACATCTGTTGTGGGAAACGGCAGTTGTCCAGTTAGCAGCTGGTAGAATGTCACCCCGAGTGAGTAAAAATCGGTGCGGTAGTCGATCGTCCGGTTCATCCGCCCGGTTTGTTCTGGAGAAAGGTAGGCGAGTGTGCCTTCTAAAACATGCGGACTTTTGAACGTCGGATTTGTGCGACTGAACTGAGTGGCAATGCCAAAGCCAATGATTTTGACAACACCCGTATCGGGATTCAGAACAATGTTTCCAGGATTAATGTCCTTGTGAATAACATGAGCAGCATGAATTTTGCCTAGAATATCTGTGAGGTTGATGGCAAACTGGAGAAACGTGTCTAAGGGCATGAAACAGGAGCCTGAACGTTGCTGTATCCAGTAATCTAAGGACTCACCCCCAAAGTCCTCTAGCAGGGTAACGAGGGTACGCTGATACGCTTGCTGGCTGTAAGCTTTGATCACGCCTTCTATATTTAGAGAACGGATAATCGCATATTCCTGCCTATAGCGCGTTAATTCTTGAGGGGAAGGATAATCTTGCTTCAGTACCTTGATGACAAGCGCTCGGCCATCCTCCTCATTCATGCCTCGATAGACCAGAGCCACTGAGCTCTCGTAGCTCTTGCGTTGAATGGTAACTCCAGGTAAAGCAATCATTTGAATTTTCTCCTGATGAAGTCATCCCTCAGATCTAACAAGCAGCTACACTCATACCACCGTAGCGATCGCCTACCACTATCCCTTGTTGTTATAGCTATGTTCCATTCTTCAACATTCGTTCAACTCACACCACTTAGGTTCGTTTAAGTTCACTTGAGTTCATCAAGTTGACCCCCAACTTAATGCGGTTGTGTCGCAAAAAAACTAGGGTAGCAAAGCCAACTAGAGAATTAACCACAAATTTCGATAAGCTATGAACGGGATGTGATTCGCCGAGACGTATGGCACGAAGTAGCCCCCAACCAATAGCGACGAAAGCAAAAGGGCTCAAGTGTGTTCGCCTCAAGTGCCCCAACTGTGGCAACTTGAGGTTGTGTCGCAAAAACTTATAAAGGACAAACGCTCGGTATCGTTGGCATTTCCTTAAGCAGCAATTCCAAAAATCGCTTCGATAAATTTCACTTCAGACACACTGTCCCCTTGGTTGACTCCTTTTACTTGTCCTTTGCGAATCATATTCATCGCTTCGATTCTGCTCAACGTTCTTCTTGCACTATTGAACGTCTTCAACCCCATCATCGGTTTTACAACTCGTTTAATATGACGATGATCCTCCTCAATGATATTGTTGAGGTATTTGCTCTGCCTTAATTCGGTCTCTTGTTCAATCGTCTCTTCTGCTTTGAGCACCTCCAGTGCCACTGGATAAGCAGCATTCTTGTCCACTGTAATGACTCTTGGAGGTTGGATGTGCTGACCCTTGAGCACTTTACGGAAAAATGGTGCCGCTGCCTTGCTATCCCGCTTTGCGCTTAGCATAAAGTCCTATGCATTGTCCCATCTTTCTTTACAAGTAAAATAATTCCGAAAAGGCTTATCCAGGATGTGATTGAGCGATCGCCATCTCTCCCGACTGCCCTATAGCGATCGCAAATTTTACAAAAGTACAGGATTTATGTGAAAGGTCGTGACTGTATATTTCACAACTAGAAGAGAGATTGAAATCGCGTTACAAATGAGACGAGCGTATCCAAAAAGGGTTGAATGGCAGAAGGCGTAAGTGATTGAGGCCAGTCAGGGAGACAAGATTCTAACAAAAGTTCGTACTTTTGAGAGCGATCGCTCTCGCCTCCGGGGTGAAAAGTTCTAGAAAAACAGATAAGGATGGAAGCTTTGTGCGGCAGTTGTGTGGCAGGTGTTGCTGCCCTCGGCATCTGGAATGCATATGCAATCCAGTTTTTAGCTTACATCTAAAGTGTCAGTTGTGGGTCAGTTGCGATCAAGTGGGTGGAAGGAGTGGGGAATGAATTGGGTAGTGGAGGAGTTATGGGATGTGGATTTAGGGGATGCAATACCAATTCAAAATTCAGAATTCAAAAAGGATGAGAAGCGATCGCGAGATAATAAGGTTTTGAGTGTTGAATATAGATGATGTCTGAGCCGCAGCCGATCACAGAACGGACCTTTGAGTTT
The window above is part of the Trichocoleus sp. FACHB-46 genome. Proteins encoded here:
- a CDS encoding DDE-type integrase/transposase/recombinase translates to MLSAKRDSKAAAPFFRKVLKGQHIQPPRVITVDKNAAYPVALEVLKAEETIEQETELRQSKYLNNIIEEDHRHIKRVVKPMMGLKTFNSARRTLSRIEAMNMIRKGQVKGVNQGDSVSEVKFIEAIFGIAA
- a CDS encoding AAA family ATPase, whose translation is MIALPGVTIQRKSYESSVALVYRGMNEEDGRALVIKVLKQDYPSPQELTRYRQEYAIIRSLNIEGVIKAYSQQAYQRTLVTLLEDFGGESLDYWIQQRSGSCFMPLDTFLQFAINLTDILGKIHAAHVIHKDINPGNIVLNPDTGVVKIIGFGIATQFSRTNPTFKSPHVLEGTLAYLSPEQTGRMNRTIDYRTDFYSLGVTFYQLLTGQLPFPTTDVLELVHCHIAKQPTPLYELNGTIPEAVSDIILKLMAKNAEDRYQSAWGIKADLEQCAEQLAASGQINYIRLGLQDTSDQFQIPQKLYGRDMETAALLAAFERVTGRSDTEIERHGDVGSDNVPTSAEMLLVSGYSGVGKSALVQELYKPITAKRGYFISGKFDQFQRNVPYSAIVDALRKLVQQLLSKPDEQVQQWRSRLLAALGSNGQIIIDVITEVELITGKQPPVPEVGVVEAQNRFNRIFQQFIRVFCSKEHPLVIFLDDLQWIDSASLKLIELMMLDEQTQYLFLIGAYRDNEVNSTHPLVLMLERLRQQGAVLQEIVLAPLTLEPLSQLIVETLHQDAETVCALAQLVLRKTEGNPFFVSEFLRMLYSESLLSFDGSHLSWRWNIAEIKAQNITDNVVELMLLKLKKLPEETQQILRLAACIGSEFDLATLAIVCKKSPQTVFQDLLPAVQGGFIQPLSELDEDLLVQEYKFLHDRVQQAAYALILDDQKQVTHYSIGQLLLSRLPEIKQSEMLFDIVNHINFGQSFLTQKDEKEKIARLNLAAAQKAISSTAYEAAIRYLETAIGLLEPDAWMSQYGLMFNLYRTLCAAQLSNARYEQLNATTKVALEHISSAVDRADVHVFQITQYTLQGECKEAVQTGLIGLHELGIEIKGKNLTELVREEFAAVAESLENRSISSLLTLPTVSDPVIQAMIRLLIAVDIPTYITASIELYCFVSLRVVRLSIEHGNIAESIKAYANYGLLLGLMQGQYQRGYEFADLAVQLSYKLNSKSQQCKAEMLFGGFIQVWSKPLAGAATINYKGFLASMESGDVQFAAYNLVGNIFNRLFQGENLTTVAEDNKKYQLVAEQIQDELAKVALAGAKFFIAKLTLGQAAQEHDRSLRETEKIVHQGETSQIQFSICLYYILRMHLSCLTADFEQGRYYLVEAGKILNSIVGFTTYSSYFYYGSLILLNLYPSLSQAEQRDALEQIRSNQERLKAWSDSCPENFLHKFCLVEAENARVLGQLSVAENLYEQAIQGAKNNEYLQEEALAYELAAKHYLARGLEKFAQLYMKEAHYCYERWGATAKARDLETRYPQLFPQSSNVVSTQVRTTTGTISSTSHTALDLATVMKATQAISSEIELGRLLHSLMQILIENAGAQTGCLILENSGEWVIEAACELNEGEQVSATQVLQSIPVVNRLPESIIQYVIRTHQSVILSDATREGNFINDPYIQRNHTQSVLCLPLLNQSKLVGVLYLENQLAAGAFTPERFSEGDATRSQVLHLLSTQAAISIENAKLYSKLSDSKNQLNQFLEAVPVGIGVLDTGGRPYYVNQQGIELLGKGVDPTVTPDQLAEVYQVYRAGTDQNCASEMMPIVRALRGERTRTDDLEIHQGETIIPIEAWGTPVFDEHKNVAYAIVAFQDITERKRSEKLLADYNRALEQQVAERTAALQQSEAELRALFSAMPDPLLVVDAEGHILRAILLEKLHQPINEQVGRTLYEIFERSQADIFLDYIRQALLTQQPLTVEYSLVMERRETWFATRISPISDHAVIWLARDITDRKRAEAASILEERNHMAREIHDTLAQAFTGIIIHTRSASDEVTMDAEKAQTLLTQILDLARSGLAEARRSVETLHRPYLLESSNLQDALNRLTAQLDSSIATQIVYEVIGTAYPLPCDLENNLFRIGQEALTNAIKYAEAHEIRIELVYETTQCILRIKDNGQGFDIENQAMRNGFGLLGMAQRAERIKAELKIQSHLGQGTEIVVSIDRE